The following coding sequences lie in one Eptesicus fuscus isolate TK198812 chromosome 25, DD_ASM_mEF_20220401, whole genome shotgun sequence genomic window:
- the CRABP1 gene encoding cellular retinoic acid-binding protein 1, with product MPNFAGTWKMRSSENFDELLKALGVNAMLRKVAVAAASKPHVEIRQDGDRFYIKTSTTVRTTEINFKVGEGFEEETVDGRKCRSLATWESENKIRCTQTLLEGDGPKTYWTRELANDDELILTFGADDVVCTRIYVRE from the exons atGCCCAACTTCGCCGGCACCTGGAAGATGCGAAGCAGCGAGAACTTCGACGAGCTCCTGAAGGCTCTGG GTGTGAACGCCATGCTGCGGAAGGTGGCCGTGGCGGCCGCGTCCAAGCCGCACGTGGAGATCCGCCAGGACGGGGACCGGTTCTACATCAAGACGTCCACCACCGTGCGCACCACCGAGATCAACTTCAAGGTCGGCGAAGGCTTCGAGGAGGAGACGGTGGACGGACGCAAGTGCAGG AGTTTAGCCACCTGGGAGAGCGAGAACAAGATCCGCTGCACACAGACCCTCCTGGAGGGGGACGGCCCCAAGACCTACTGGACCCGCGAACTGGCCAACGACGACGAGCTCATCCTG ACCTTCGGCGCCGACGACGTGGTCTGCACGAGGATTTACGTTCGGGAGTGA